A window from Chiroxiphia lanceolata isolate bChiLan1 chromosome 3, bChiLan1.pri, whole genome shotgun sequence encodes these proteins:
- the SOCS5 gene encoding suppressor of cytokine signaling 5 — MDKVGKMWNNFKYRCQNLFSHEGGSQNENIIVNSSNCSSAKEKAIQITDLTQQQPPSSPLRENIALQLGLSPSKNSARRNQNCVTEIPQIVEISIEKENDSCVTTGARLARRDSYSRHAPWGGKKKHSCSTKTQSSLDTEKRFGRTRSGLQRRERRYGVSSVHDMDAVSSRTVGSRSLRQRLQDTVGLCFPMRTYSKQSKPLFSNKRKIHLSELMLEKCPFPAGSDLAQKWHLIKQHTAPVSPHSTFFDTFDPSLVSTEDEEDRLRERRRLSIEEGVDPPPNAQIHTFEATAQVNPLYKLGPKLAPGMTELTGDKTITPPGNCDSEEDTTTLCLQSRRQKQRQMSGESHGHISRQGAWKVHTQIDYIHCLVPDLLQITGNPCYWGVMDRYEAEALLEGKPEGTFLLRDSAQEDYLFSVSFRRYNRSLHARIEQWNHNFSFDAHDPCVFHSSTVTGLLEHYKDPSSCMFFEPLLTVSLNRTFPFSLQYICRAVICRCTTYDGIDDLPLPSMLQDFLKEYHYKQKVRVRWLEREPIKTK, encoded by the coding sequence ATGGATAAAGTGGGAAAGATGTGGAACAATTTCAAATACAGGTGCCAGAACCTCTTTAGTCATGAGGGTGGaagccaaaatgaaaatataattgtgAACTCCAGTAATTGCTCATCTGCTAAAGAGAAAGCTATCCAGATAACTGATTTGACTCAACAACAACCACCCAGCAGCCCTTTGAGAGAAAACATTGCTTTGCAATTAGGTTTAAGTCCTTCAAAGAATTCAGCAAGGCGGAACCAAAACTGTGTCACAGAAATTCCTCAGATTGTTGAAATAAGCATTGAGAAAGAGAATGACTCGTGTGTCACCACGGGAGCTAGGCTTGCTCGAAGGGACTCTTATTCTCGACATGCTCCTTGGggtgggaagaagaagcattCCTGCTCTACCAAAACCCAGAGCTCCTTGGATACTGAAAAAAGATTTGGTAGAACACGAAGTGGcttgcagaggagagagagaaggtacGGGGTGAGCTCAGTCCATGATATGGATGCAGTATCCAGCAGGACAGTCGGTAGCCGTTCTCTGCGACAGCGTCTACAAGATACTGTTGGGCTGTGCTTTCCCATGAGAACTTACAGCAAACAGTCCAAACCTCTGTTTTCTAACAAAAGAAAGATCCATCTCTCTGAACTAATGCTTGAGAAATGCCCTTTTCCTGCAGGCTCCGATCTGGCTCAGAAGTGGCATCTGATTAAACAACACACAGCCCCTGTGAGTCCTCATTCAACTTTCTTTGACACATTTGATCCTTCCTTGGTTTCCACAGAAGATGAAGAAGATAGGCTCAGAGAGAGACGTAGACTAAGTATTGAAGAAGGGGTTGATCCCCCTCCCAATGCCCAAATACATACTTTTGAAGCTACAGCACAGGTTAATCCATTGTATAAACTGGGACCAAAGTTAGCCCCTGGTATGACTGAGCTGACTGGGGACAAAACCATAACACCTCCAGGGAACTGTGACTCCGAAGAGGACACAACAACGCTTTGCCTGCAGTCACGGAGGCAGAAGCAGCGTCAAATGTCTGGAGAGAGCCACGGCCATATCAGCAGGCAGGGGGCTTGGAAAGTGCACACTCAGATCGATTACATCCACTGCCTCGTGCCAGACTTACTTCAGATTACAGGTAACCCGTGTTACTGGGGGGTGATGGACCGCTATGAAGCAGAAGCACTTCTGGAGGGTAAACCCGAAGGCACTTTTTTGCTCAGGGATTCTGCGCAGGAGGACTACCTCTTCTCCGTGAGCTTCCGTCGCTACAACCGCTCGCTGCACGCGCGCATTGAGCAGTGGAATCACAACTTTAGTTTCGATGCCCATGATCCCTGTGTGTTTCACTCCTCCACTGTTACAGGGCTTCTGGAGCACTACAAAGACCCCAGCTCTTGCATGTTCTTTGAACCGTTACTTACTGTATCTCTGAACAGGACCTTCCCCTTTAGTCTGCAGTATATCTGCCGGGCAGTAATCTGCAGGTGCACTACATACGATGGGATTGATGACCTTCCTCTACCCTCAATGTTGCAAGACTTTCTAAAGGAGTATCACTATAAACAAAAAGTCAGGGTGCGATGGCTGGAGCGGGAACctataaaaacaaagtaa